A section of the Longimicrobiales bacterium genome encodes:
- the rpsG gene encoding 30S ribosomal protein S7 yields the protein MSRRSRAEKRETPPDPHFESRAVTKFVNNLMQDGKKSIAEKIFYDACEIMESRSGQPGLQIFEQALTNAKPALEVKSRRVGGATYQVPIEVRPDRRTALATRWLIGHARGRSEKSMAERLAAELLSASRGEGTTIKKKDDTHRMAEANKAFAHYRW from the coding sequence ATGAGTCGTCGTTCACGCGCAGAGAAGAGGGAGACTCCTCCCGATCCGCACTTCGAGTCCCGAGCTGTCACCAAGTTCGTAAACAACTTGATGCAGGACGGAAAGAAGTCCATCGCCGAGAAGATCTTCTACGATGCTTGCGAGATCATGGAGTCGCGTTCGGGTCAGCCCGGGTTGCAGATCTTTGAGCAGGCACTGACCAACGCCAAGCCCGCGCTTGAGGTTAAGAGTCGCCGCGTGGGTGGTGCGACGTACCAGGTGCCCATTGAGGTTCGCCCGGATCGCCGCACAGCCTTGGCAACTCGCTGGCTCATCGGGCATGCCCGGGGCCGGTCAGAGAAGAGCATGGCCGAACGGTTGGCCGCGGAACTGCTTTCGGCGAGCCGCGGTGAGGGCACGACGATCAAGAAGAAGGACGACACGCATCGGATGGCAGAAGCGAACAAGGCGTTCGCGCACTACCGCTGGTAA
- the rpsL gene encoding 30S ribosomal protein S12: MPTINQLVRKGRKEIRKKNKAPALQANPQKRGVCTRVYTTTPKKPNSALRKVARVRLTNGFEVTAYIGGEGHNLQEHSIVLIRGGRVKDLPGVRYHIIRGTLDASGVDARRQGRSKYGAKRPK, encoded by the coding sequence ATGCCGACGATCAACCAGCTCGTGCGGAAGGGCCGCAAGGAAATCCGGAAGAAGAACAAAGCTCCGGCCCTGCAAGCTAATCCCCAGAAACGGGGTGTCTGCACGCGTGTGTACACCACGACCCCAAAGAAGCCGAACTCGGCGCTTCGCAAGGTTGCTCGTGTACGTCTTACGAACGGCTTCGAGGTAACGGCGTACATCGGTGGTGAGGGTCACAACCTTCAGGAGCACTCAATCGTGCTCATCCGCGGTGGCCGTGTTAAAGACCTTCCTGGTGTTCGCTACCACATCATCCGCGGTACGCTTGACGCCTCGGGTGTTGATGCCCGTCGGCAGGGTCGTTCCAAGTACGGCGCCAAGCGGCCCAAGTAA